In Streptomyces sp. P3, one DNA window encodes the following:
- the metK gene encoding methionine adenosyltransferase → MSRRLFTSESVTEGHPDKIADQISDTILDALLREDPASRVAVETLITTGLVHVAGEVTTKAYAPIPQLVRDKILEIGYDSSKKGFDGASCGVSVSIGAQSADIAQGVDTAYESRVEGDEDELDRQGAGDQGLMFGYASDETPTLMPLPIFLAHRLSKRLSDVRKNGTIPYLRPDGKTQVTIEYDGDKAVRLDTVVVSSQHASDIDLESLLAPDIREFVVEPELKALLDDGIKLDTDNYRLLVNPTGRFEIGGPMGDAGLTGRKIIIDTYGGFARHGGGAFSGKDPSKVDRSAAYAMRWVAKNVVAAGLAARCEVQVAYAIGKAEPVGLFVETFGTAKVDVEKIEKAIDDVFDLRPAAIIRDLDLLRPIYAQTAAYGHFGRELPDFTWERTDRVDALRKAAGL, encoded by the coding sequence GTGTCCCGTCGCCTGTTCACTTCGGAGTCTGTGACCGAGGGTCACCCCGACAAGATCGCTGACCAGATCAGCGACACCATCCTCGACGCGTTGCTGCGTGAGGACCCGGCCTCCCGGGTCGCCGTCGAGACCCTGATCACGACCGGTCTGGTGCACGTGGCCGGTGAGGTCACCACCAAGGCCTACGCGCCGATCCCCCAGCTGGTGCGCGACAAGATCCTCGAGATCGGCTACGACTCCTCCAAGAAGGGCTTCGACGGCGCGTCCTGTGGTGTCTCGGTGTCCATCGGCGCGCAGTCCGCGGACATCGCCCAGGGCGTGGACACGGCGTACGAGTCCCGGGTCGAGGGCGACGAGGACGAGCTGGACCGTCAGGGCGCCGGTGACCAGGGCCTGATGTTCGGCTACGCGTCCGACGAGACGCCGACCCTGATGCCGCTGCCGATCTTCCTGGCGCACCGGCTGTCGAAGCGGCTGTCGGACGTCCGCAAGAACGGGACCATCCCCTACCTGCGTCCGGACGGCAAGACCCAGGTCACCATCGAGTACGACGGCGACAAGGCGGTCCGGCTGGACACCGTGGTCGTGTCCTCGCAGCACGCCTCGGACATCGACCTGGAGTCGCTGCTGGCTCCCGACATCCGTGAGTTCGTCGTGGAGCCGGAGCTGAAGGCGCTCCTGGACGACGGCATCAAGCTCGACACCGACAACTACCGTCTGCTGGTGAACCCGACCGGCCGCTTCGAGATCGGCGGCCCGATGGGCGACGCCGGCCTCACCGGCCGCAAGATCATCATTGACACCTACGGCGGCTTCGCCCGTCACGGCGGTGGCGCCTTCTCGGGCAAGGACCCGTCCAAGGTCGACCGTTCGGCCGCGTACGCGATGCGCTGGGTGGCGAAGAACGTGGTGGCGGCGGGTCTGGCGGCCCGCTGCGAGGTCCAGGTCGCCTACGCGATCGGCAAGGCCGAGCCGGTCGGCCTGTTCGTCGAGACCTTCGGCACCGCCAAGGTCGACGTCGAGAAGATCGAGAAGGCCATCGACGACGTCTTCGACCTCCGCCCGGCCGCGATCATCCGCGATCTCGACCTGCTGCGCCCGATCTACGCCCAGACCGCCGCGTACGGCCACTTCGGCCGCGAGCTGCCCGACTTCACGTGGGAGCGCACCGACCGCGTGGACGCACTGCGCAAGGCCGCCGGCCTGTAG
- the fmt gene encoding methionyl-tRNA formyltransferase gives MKLVFAGTPEVAVPALDALLASGRHEVAAVVTRPDAPSGRGRRLVASPVAQRAEEAGIEVLKPVRPREPEFLERLRQIAPDCCPVVAYGALLPRVALDIPARGWVNLHFSLLPAWRGAAPVQHAVMAGDEITGASTFLIEEGLDSGPVYGTVTEEIRPTDTSGDLLTRLAFAGSGLLAATMDGIEDGTLKAVPQPGDGITLAPKITVEDAQVDWTAPALRVDRVVRGCTPAPGAWTTFRGERLKLIQVQPVPARTDLAPGALAVGKNSVHVGTGSYAVELLWVQAQGKKPMRAADWARGVRIGDAEAVGL, from the coding sequence ATGAAGCTGGTCTTCGCCGGTACCCCCGAGGTCGCCGTTCCCGCCCTGGACGCTCTCCTCGCCTCAGGGCGGCACGAGGTGGCCGCTGTCGTCACGCGGCCCGACGCGCCGTCCGGGCGGGGACGCAGGCTGGTCGCCTCGCCCGTGGCCCAGCGGGCCGAGGAGGCCGGCATCGAGGTGCTGAAGCCCGTCAGGCCGCGGGAGCCGGAGTTCCTGGAGCGGCTGCGGCAGATCGCGCCCGACTGCTGTCCCGTCGTGGCCTACGGGGCGTTGCTGCCCCGGGTGGCGCTGGACATCCCGGCGCGCGGGTGGGTCAACCTGCACTTCTCGCTGCTGCCCGCCTGGCGCGGCGCGGCTCCGGTGCAGCACGCCGTCATGGCCGGGGACGAGATCACCGGCGCCTCCACCTTCCTCATCGAGGAGGGGCTCGACTCCGGGCCGGTGTACGGGACGGTCACGGAGGAGATCCGCCCCACCGACACCAGCGGCGATCTGCTCACCCGGCTCGCCTTCGCCGGGAGCGGACTGCTCGCCGCGACGATGGACGGTATCGAGGACGGCACCCTGAAGGCCGTGCCGCAGCCCGGGGACGGGATCACCCTCGCACCGAAGATCACCGTCGAGGACGCCCAGGTCGACTGGACCGCACCGGCCCTGCGCGTCGACCGCGTGGTGCGGGGCTGCACCCCGGCTCCCGGGGCGTGGACCACCTTCCGGGGCGAGCGGCTCAAGCTCATCCAGGTCCAGCCCGTCCCCGCGCGGACCGACCTCGCTCCGGGCGCGCTCGCCGTCGGCAAGAACAGCGTGCACGTCGGCACCGGTTCGTACGCCGTCGAGCTGCTGTGGGTGCAGGCGCAGGGGAAGAAGCCCATGCGGGCCGCCGACTGGGCGCGGGGTGTCCGGATCGGGGACGCGGAGGCCGTCGGGCTGTAG
- a CDS encoding RsmB/NOP family class I SAM-dependent RNA methyltransferase, with protein MSEQPQRPRKPGKPYRRPQKDPVRLLAFEALRAVDERDAYANLVLPPLLRKAREKEGPEKFDARDAALATELVYGTLRRQGTYDAVISACVDRPLREVDPPVLDVLSLGVHQLLGTRIPTHAAVSASVDLARVVLGDGRAKFVNAVLRKVAQHDLDEWIEKVAPPYDDDPEDHLAVVHSHPRWVVSALWDSLGGGRAGIEDLLEADNERPEVTLVARPGRATTEELLREDAAVAGRWSPYAVRLTEGGEPGAIDAVRDGRAGVQDEGSQLVALALAAAPLDGPDTRWLDGCAGPGGKAALLAALAAERGAALLAAEKQPHRAGLVARALTGNPGPWQVIAADGTRPPWRPGSFDRVLMDVPCTGLGALRRRPEARWRRRPEDLDGFAPLQRGLLRTALESVRVGGVVGYATCSPHLAETRAVVSDVLKQYPRAELIDARPLLPGVPALGEGPDVQLWPHLHGTDAMYLALIRKTG; from the coding sequence GTGAGCGAGCAGCCCCAACGTCCCCGTAAGCCGGGCAAGCCCTACCGCCGGCCCCAGAAGGACCCCGTCCGTCTGCTGGCCTTCGAGGCCCTGCGTGCCGTGGACGAACGGGACGCGTACGCCAACCTCGTGCTGCCGCCGCTGCTGCGCAAGGCACGCGAGAAGGAGGGGCCCGAGAAGTTCGACGCGCGTGACGCCGCCCTCGCCACCGAGCTGGTCTACGGGACGCTGCGTCGGCAGGGGACGTACGACGCCGTCATCTCCGCGTGCGTCGACCGGCCGTTGCGCGAGGTGGATCCGCCGGTCCTCGACGTCCTGAGCCTCGGTGTGCACCAGTTGCTGGGGACGCGCATCCCGACCCACGCGGCGGTGTCCGCCTCGGTGGACCTCGCGCGGGTCGTGCTCGGCGACGGGCGCGCCAAGTTCGTCAACGCAGTGCTGCGCAAGGTCGCCCAGCACGACCTGGACGAGTGGATCGAGAAGGTCGCACCGCCCTACGACGACGACCCCGAGGACCATCTCGCCGTGGTGCACTCGCACCCGCGCTGGGTGGTCTCCGCGCTGTGGGACTCCCTGGGCGGCGGGCGGGCCGGCATCGAGGACCTGCTGGAGGCCGACAACGAGCGGCCCGAGGTGACGCTCGTCGCCCGGCCCGGGCGCGCCACGACCGAGGAGCTCCTCCGGGAGGACGCGGCGGTCGCCGGGCGCTGGTCGCCGTACGCCGTGCGGCTCACCGAGGGCGGCGAGCCCGGCGCCATCGACGCCGTACGGGACGGGCGGGCGGGGGTGCAGGACGAGGGCAGCCAGCTCGTGGCGCTCGCCCTGGCCGCCGCGCCGCTCGACGGGCCCGACACCAGGTGGCTGGACGGCTGTGCCGGACCCGGCGGCAAGGCCGCGCTGCTCGCCGCTCTCGCCGCCGAGCGGGGGGCCGCCCTGCTCGCTGCCGAGAAGCAGCCGCACCGGGCGGGGCTGGTCGCCAGGGCCCTGACCGGAAATCCCGGGCCCTGGCAGGTCATCGCCGCCGACGGCACGCGTCCGCCGTGGCGGCCCGGGTCGTTCGACCGGGTGCTGATGGACGTGCCGTGCACGGGTCTCGGCGCGCTGCGCAGGCGGCCCGAGGCGCGGTGGCGGCGCCGGCCGGAGGACCTCGACGGGTTCGCCCCGCTGCAGCGCGGGCTGCTGCGGACCGCGCTGGAGTCCGTCCGGGTCGGCGGTGTGGTCGGGTACGCCACCTGCTCGCCGCATCTCGCCGAGACCCGGGCCGTGGTGTCCGACGTCCTCAAGCAGTACCCGCGGGCCGAGCTGATCGACGCGCGGCCGCTGCTGCCGGGCGTCCCGGCGCTGGGCGAGGGACCGGACGTCCAGCTGTGGCCGCATCTGCACGGCACCGACGCCATGTACCTGGCCTTGATCAGGAAGACGGGCTGA
- a CDS encoding primosomal protein N', giving the protein MSSENGQGGGGAAGEGAPPEQLALIRESVRQAKAPRAKPRTWRGAALAEELPVARVLVDKGVLHLDRYFDYAVPAELDADAQPGVRVRVRFGAGRGRVREGRREGGGLIDGFLVERRAASDYSGPLAALAQVVSPERVLSQELLGLARAVADRYAGSLADVLQLAVPPRNARAEQRPSPAPLPPPAPPTPGSWDRYERGGAFLESLASGGAPRAVWNALPGPEWSEELARAVAATLASGRGALVVVPDGRAAARVDAALTVSLGEGRHALLTADAGPEKRYREWLAVRRGSVRAVVGTRAAMFAPVQDLGLLALWDDGDDSHSELHAPQPHAREVLLLRAAQDGCGFLMGGWSCTVEGAQLVESGWARPLVAPRERVRRTAPLVRTVGDQDLARDEAARAARLPTLAWQAVREGLRTGPVLVQVPRRGYVPRMACAQCRAAARCRHCCGPLEARDGGAGGSLWCGWCGREEGAWHCPECGSFRLRAQVVGARRTAEELGRAFPAVPVRTSGREHVLDTVPGAPALVVSTPGAEPVAEGGYAAALLLDGWAMLSRPDLRAGEDALRRWVAAAALVRPQGDGGTVVVVAEPTLRPVQALVRWDPVGHAVRELAERAELGFPPVSRMAAVSGTAEAVTGFLAAVDLPGEAEVLGPVPVPAEPAGRPRRPGTPPPGEQWERALIRVPPGSGAALAAALKAAQAARMARTGGTGRSGRGTEEAVRVRIDPPDIG; this is encoded by the coding sequence GTGAGCAGCGAGAACGGGCAGGGGGGCGGGGGTGCGGCCGGGGAGGGCGCGCCGCCGGAGCAGCTCGCGCTGATCCGGGAGAGCGTCCGGCAGGCCAAGGCGCCGCGGGCCAAGCCCCGGACCTGGCGGGGAGCCGCGCTGGCAGAGGAGTTGCCGGTCGCGCGGGTGCTCGTCGACAAGGGCGTGCTGCACCTGGACCGGTACTTCGACTACGCGGTGCCGGCCGAACTGGACGCCGACGCCCAGCCGGGGGTGCGGGTGCGGGTCCGCTTCGGCGCGGGGCGCGGGCGGGTTCGGGAGGGGCGCCGCGAGGGCGGGGGCCTCATCGACGGCTTCCTCGTCGAGCGGCGTGCCGCGTCCGACTACTCCGGGCCGCTCGCGGCGCTCGCCCAGGTGGTGTCGCCCGAACGGGTGCTGAGCCAGGAGCTGCTGGGGCTGGCTCGTGCCGTGGCCGACCGGTACGCCGGGAGCCTGGCCGACGTGCTGCAGCTCGCCGTCCCGCCGCGCAACGCCCGGGCCGAACAGCGGCCCTCGCCCGCTCCGTTGCCGCCGCCCGCCCCGCCGACGCCCGGTTCCTGGGACAGGTACGAGCGCGGTGGCGCGTTTCTCGAGTCCCTGGCGTCCGGCGGTGCGCCGCGCGCGGTGTGGAACGCGCTGCCCGGGCCCGAGTGGAGCGAGGAGCTGGCGCGGGCGGTCGCCGCGACACTCGCCTCGGGACGCGGAGCGCTGGTCGTCGTCCCCGACGGACGGGCCGCCGCCCGGGTCGACGCCGCACTGACGGTCTCGCTGGGGGAGGGCCGGCATGCGCTGCTCACCGCGGACGCCGGTCCCGAGAAGCGGTACCGGGAGTGGCTGGCCGTGCGGCGCGGGTCCGTGCGGGCGGTCGTCGGGACCCGTGCCGCGATGTTCGCGCCCGTCCAGGACCTCGGGCTGCTGGCCCTGTGGGACGACGGGGACGACAGCCACAGCGAGCTGCACGCGCCGCAGCCCCACGCGCGGGAGGTGCTGCTGCTGAGGGCGGCTCAGGACGGGTGCGGCTTTCTGATGGGCGGCTGGAGCTGCACCGTGGAGGGCGCCCAGCTCGTCGAGAGCGGGTGGGCCCGGCCGTTGGTCGCCCCGCGGGAGCGGGTGCGGCGCACGGCTCCGCTGGTGCGGACCGTGGGCGACCAGGATCTCGCCCGGGACGAGGCGGCCCGGGCCGCCCGGTTGCCCACCCTCGCCTGGCAGGCCGTCCGGGAGGGGCTCAGGACCGGACCGGTGCTGGTGCAGGTGCCCCGGCGCGGTTACGTGCCGCGGATGGCCTGTGCGCAGTGCCGGGCCGCCGCCCGGTGCCGGCACTGTTGCGGACCGCTCGAGGCGCGGGACGGCGGCGCGGGCGGCTCCCTGTGGTGCGGTTGGTGCGGCCGCGAGGAGGGCGCCTGGCACTGTCCCGAATGCGGCTCGTTCCGGCTTCGGGCTCAGGTCGTGGGTGCGCGGCGGACGGCCGAGGAGCTGGGGCGGGCGTTTCCCGCCGTCCCGGTGCGCACATCGGGGCGTGAGCACGTCCTTGACACCGTGCCGGGGGCGCCCGCGCTCGTGGTGTCCACGCCGGGCGCCGAGCCGGTCGCCGAGGGCGGGTACGCGGCGGCCCTCCTGCTGGACGGCTGGGCGATGCTGAGCCGGCCCGACCTGCGGGCCGGGGAGGACGCGTTGCGGCGCTGGGTCGCCGCCGCCGCCCTGGTACGGCCGCAGGGCGACGGCGGGACGGTGGTCGTGGTCGCCGAGCCGACGTTGCGTCCGGTGCAGGCACTGGTGCGTTGGGATCCCGTGGGACACGCCGTGCGGGAGCTCGCCGAGCGGGCCGAGCTGGGTTTTCCGCCGGTGTCGCGGATGGCGGCGGTGTCGGGGACGGCGGAGGCGGTCACCGGGTTCCTCGCCGCCGTCGACCTGCCCGGCGAGGCGGAGGTGCTGGGGCCGGTCCCGGTTCCGGCCGAGCCTGCCGGGCGGCCCCGCCGTCCGGGGACGCCGCCGCCGGGGGAGCAGTGGGAGCGCGCGCTGATCCGGGTCCCGCCGGGGAGCGGAGCCGCACTGGCCGCCGCGTTGAAGGCGGCGCAGGCGGCGCGGATGGCCCGGACGGGCGGGACGGGGCGTTCCGGGAGGGGCACGGAGGAAGCCGTCCGGGTGCGCATCGATCCGCCGGACATCGGGTGA
- the coaBC gene encoding bifunctional phosphopantothenoylcysteine decarboxylase/phosphopantothenate--cysteine ligase CoaBC, whose product MDKPKVVLGVSGGIAAYKACELLRRLTESGHDVRVVPTASALHFVGAATWSALSGHPVSTEVWQDVHEVPHVRIGQHADLVVVAPATADMLAKAAHGLADDLLTNTLLTARCPVVFAPAMHTEMWEHAATQENVATLRRRGALVIEPAVGRLTGVDTGKGRLPDPAEIFEVCRRVLARGVREPDLTGRHVVISAGGTREPLDPVRFLGNRSSGKQGYALARTAAARGARVTLIAANTGLPDPAGVDVVPVGTAVQLREAVLKAAADADAVVMAAAVADFRPRDYAAGKIKKKDGEEPAPVVLVRNPDILAELSTDRARPNQVVVGFAAETDDVLANGRTKLRRKGCDLLVVNEVGERRTFGSEENEAVVLGADGTETPVAHGPKEALADIVWDLVAQRLG is encoded by the coding sequence GTGGACAAGCCGAAGGTCGTTCTGGGGGTCAGCGGCGGCATCGCCGCGTACAAGGCCTGCGAGCTGCTGCGCAGACTGACGGAGTCGGGCCATGACGTACGTGTCGTGCCCACCGCGTCCGCGCTGCACTTCGTCGGCGCCGCCACCTGGTCCGCCCTCTCCGGCCACCCCGTCTCCACGGAGGTCTGGCAGGACGTCCACGAGGTTCCGCATGTCCGCATCGGCCAGCACGCCGACCTGGTGGTCGTCGCCCCCGCCACGGCGGACATGCTCGCCAAGGCCGCCCACGGCCTCGCCGACGACCTCCTCACCAACACGCTCCTCACCGCCCGCTGTCCGGTCGTCTTCGCCCCGGCGATGCACACCGAGATGTGGGAGCACGCGGCCACCCAGGAGAACGTGGCGACACTGCGCCGCCGGGGCGCCCTCGTGATCGAGCCGGCCGTCGGGCGCCTCACCGGCGTCGACACCGGCAAGGGCCGGCTGCCCGACCCGGCCGAGATCTTCGAGGTCTGCCGCCGGGTGCTGGCCAGAGGCGTGCGGGAGCCCGACCTGACCGGCCGGCACGTGGTGATCAGTGCCGGCGGCACCCGCGAGCCCCTCGACCCGGTCCGCTTCCTCGGCAACCGCTCCTCCGGCAAGCAGGGGTACGCCCTGGCCCGCACCGCCGCCGCCCGCGGCGCCCGCGTCACGCTGATAGCGGCCAACACCGGGCTGCCCGACCCCGCGGGGGTCGACGTGGTCCCGGTGGGCACGGCAGTGCAGCTGCGGGAGGCGGTCCTCAAGGCCGCGGCCGACGCCGACGCGGTCGTCATGGCCGCCGCGGTGGCCGACTTCCGGCCGCGGGACTACGCGGCCGGCAAGATCAAGAAGAAGGACGGCGAGGAGCCCGCCCCGGTCGTCCTGGTGCGAAATCCGGACATCCTCGCGGAGCTGTCCACCGACCGGGCGCGCCCCAACCAGGTGGTTGTCGGCTTCGCCGCCGAGACCGACGACGTCCTGGCGAACGGCCGGACGAAGCTGCGGCGCAAAGGCTGCGACCTGCTCGTGGTGAACGAGGTGGGGGAGCGCAGGACGTTCGGATCCGAGGAGAACGAGGCCGTCGTGCTGGGGGCCGACGGCACCGAAACCCCCGTGGCCCACGGTCCGAAGGAGGCCCTGGCAGACATCGTGTGGGACCTGGTGGCACAGCGACTCGGCTGA